In Halobaculum rubrum, the following are encoded in one genomic region:
- the uvrA gene encoding excinuclease ABC subunit UvrA, with the protein MPKEFIEVRGAEENNLKDLDVEIPREQFNVVTGLSGSGKSSLAFDTVYAEGQRRYIESLSAYARNFLGQMDKPQVESVEGLSPAISIDQKNAANNPRSTVGTVTELHDYLRLLYARVGHPHCPECGREVGEQSAQQMVRRVFDLPEGTRAMIAAPVVRDQKGAFEDLFDELVADGYSRVEVDGEQFDLSLDRPELDENYDHTIDVIVDRVTVREEDRSRITDSVETALEEAEGTLKLILPDPPEEGDFDLGGNESRSTGDLAGDGDDRLVVEFSEELACTHCGIDFSEIETRSFSFNSPHGACPECEGIGSTKEVDEDLVVTDSSQPIKHVFEPWSYNRSYYRTRLDNVADHFGVSVETPFEDLSASEQRQFLYGTDAEVEFEQQTKNGVRRKTQRFEGVIPNLERRHVETDSDRTREHIEEFMAVTTCPECEGTRLKPQSRSVYVDGTSITAVNQLSIGDALAHFEGMEETMTERERTIAEEILKEIRARLGFMEEVGLEYLTLDREASTLSGGESQRIRLATQVGSGLVGVLYVLDEPSIGLHQRDNDRLLDTLEGLRDLGNTLLVVEHDEATMRRADNVIDIGPGPGKRGGEIVAQGDFDDIVNTDESVTGDYLAGREVVEVPETRRDSDAALTIEGARQHNLKDVDVEIPVGQFTAVTGVSGSGKSTLIHDVLYKGLAREMNDNTEVDPGEHDRISGMDNIEGVRLIDQSPIGRTPRSNPATYTDVFDYIRELFAETKLANQRGYDKGRFSFNVKGGRCEECGGQGTVKIEMNFLSDVHVPCEECGGARYNDETLDVTYKGATIADVLDMSVEEAYDFFESHSGLERRLGLLKDVGLDYMQLGQPSTTLSGGEAQRVKLAEELGKKDAGDTLYLLDEPTTGLHKADERKLIDVLHRLTDKGNTVVIIEHELDLVKNADHIVDLGPEGGDGGGEVVAEGTPEEVARIEESHTGRYLRDYLPKVAAEGPRSDRRMPALAAEAADDTTGEGDGDAEDAVEAPATDD; encoded by the coding sequence GTGCCCAAGGAGTTCATCGAGGTCCGCGGCGCCGAGGAGAACAACCTCAAGGACCTCGACGTGGAGATCCCCCGCGAGCAGTTCAACGTCGTCACCGGCCTCTCGGGGTCGGGAAAGTCGTCGCTCGCGTTCGACACCGTCTACGCCGAGGGACAGCGCCGGTACATCGAGTCGCTGTCGGCGTACGCCCGCAACTTCCTCGGGCAGATGGACAAGCCGCAGGTCGAGAGCGTCGAGGGGCTCTCGCCGGCGATCTCGATCGACCAGAAGAACGCGGCCAACAATCCCCGATCGACGGTCGGGACGGTCACCGAACTGCACGACTACCTGCGCCTGCTGTACGCCCGCGTCGGCCACCCGCACTGTCCCGAGTGCGGTCGCGAGGTGGGCGAGCAGTCGGCCCAGCAGATGGTCCGCCGCGTGTTCGACCTGCCCGAGGGCACCCGCGCGATGATCGCCGCGCCGGTCGTCCGCGACCAGAAGGGCGCCTTCGAGGACCTGTTCGACGAGCTCGTCGCCGACGGCTACTCGCGCGTCGAGGTCGACGGCGAGCAGTTCGACCTCTCGCTGGACCGTCCCGAACTGGACGAGAACTACGACCACACGATCGACGTGATCGTCGACCGCGTAACGGTCCGCGAGGAGGACCGATCGCGCATCACCGACTCGGTCGAGACCGCGCTCGAGGAGGCCGAGGGCACGCTGAAGCTGATCCTCCCCGACCCGCCCGAGGAGGGCGACTTCGATCTCGGCGGCAACGAGTCGCGGTCGACGGGCGACCTCGCGGGCGACGGCGACGACCGCCTCGTCGTGGAGTTCTCCGAGGAACTCGCGTGTACCCACTGCGGCATCGACTTCTCGGAGATCGAGACGCGCTCGTTCTCGTTCAACTCCCCGCACGGCGCCTGCCCCGAGTGTGAGGGGATCGGCTCGACCAAGGAGGTCGACGAGGATCTCGTCGTTACCGACTCCTCCCAGCCGATCAAGCACGTGTTCGAGCCGTGGAGCTACAACCGCTCGTACTACCGCACCCGCCTCGACAACGTCGCCGACCACTTCGGCGTGAGCGTCGAGACGCCGTTCGAGGACCTCTCGGCGTCAGAACAGCGACAGTTCCTCTACGGCACCGACGCGGAGGTCGAGTTCGAACAGCAGACGAAGAACGGCGTCCGCCGGAAGACCCAGCGGTTCGAGGGCGTTATCCCCAACCTGGAGCGGCGTCACGTCGAGACCGACTCCGACCGCACGCGCGAGCACATCGAGGAGTTCATGGCCGTCACGACCTGTCCCGAGTGCGAGGGGACGCGCCTGAAGCCGCAGTCGCGCTCGGTGTACGTCGACGGCACGTCGATCACGGCGGTGAATCAGCTGTCGATCGGCGACGCGCTGGCGCACTTCGAGGGGATGGAGGAGACGATGACCGAGCGCGAGCGCACCATCGCCGAGGAGATCCTCAAGGAGATCCGCGCGCGCCTCGGCTTCATGGAGGAGGTCGGGCTGGAGTACCTCACGCTCGACCGCGAGGCCTCCACCCTCTCGGGCGGCGAGAGCCAGCGTATCCGCCTCGCCACGCAGGTGGGATCCGGGCTCGTGGGCGTGCTGTACGTCCTCGACGAGCCGAGTATCGGCCTCCACCAGCGCGACAACGACCGCCTGCTCGACACGCTGGAGGGGCTGCGCGACCTGGGCAACACGCTGCTGGTCGTCGAGCACGACGAGGCGACGATGCGACGCGCCGACAACGTCATCGACATCGGTCCCGGGCCGGGCAAACGCGGCGGCGAGATCGTGGCGCAGGGCGACTTCGACGACATCGTGAACACCGACGAGTCGGTGACGGGCGACTACCTCGCCGGTCGCGAGGTCGTCGAGGTGCCGGAGACGCGCCGCGACAGCGACGCCGCGCTTACGATCGAGGGCGCGCGCCAGCACAACCTGAAGGACGTCGACGTGGAGATCCCGGTCGGACAGTTCACCGCCGTCACCGGCGTCTCAGGCTCCGGGAAGTCCACCCTGATACACGACGTGCTGTACAAGGGGCTCGCCCGCGAGATGAACGACAACACGGAGGTCGACCCCGGCGAGCACGACCGGATCTCGGGGATGGATAACATCGAGGGGGTACGGCTCATCGACCAGTCGCCCATCGGCCGGACGCCGCGGTCGAACCCCGCGACCTACACCGACGTGTTCGACTACATCCGCGAGCTGTTCGCCGAGACGAAGCTGGCGAACCAGCGCGGTTACGACAAGGGCCGCTTCTCGTTCAACGTGAAGGGCGGTCGCTGTGAGGAGTGCGGCGGGCAGGGCACCGTCAAGATCGAGATGAACTTCCTGTCGGACGTGCACGTCCCCTGCGAGGAGTGCGGCGGCGCCCGCTACAACGACGAGACGCTCGACGTGACGTACAAGGGCGCGACCATCGCGGACGTGCTCGACATGAGCGTCGAGGAGGCGTACGACTTCTTCGAGTCCCACTCCGGGCTCGAACGTCGCCTCGGCCTGCTGAAGGACGTGGGTCTCGACTACATGCAACTGGGCCAGCCCTCAACCACGCTCTCGGGCGGGGAAGCCCAGCGCGTGAAGCTCGCCGAGGAACTGGGCAAGAAGGACGCCGGCGACACGCTGTACCTGCTGGACGAGCCGACCACGGGACTACACAAGGCCGACGAGCGGAAGCTCATCGACGTGCTCCACCGGCTCACCGACAAGGGGAACACGGTCGTCATCATCGAGCACGAACTCGACCTCGTGAAGAACGCCGACCACATCGTCGACCTCGGCCCGGAGGGCGGCGACGGCGGCGGCGAGGTCGTCGCCGAGGGGACGCCCGAGGAGGTCGCACGGATCGAGGAGTCGCACACGGGCCGGTACCTCCGCGACTACCTCCCGAAGGTGGCCGCCGAAGGCCCCCGCAGCGACCGGCGCATGCCCGCGTTGGCTGCCGAAGCAGCCGACGACACGACCGGCGAGGGGGACGGCGACGCCGAGGACGCCGTCGAGGCCCCCGCGACCGACGACTGA
- a CDS encoding penicillin acylase family protein: MTERSVDTTRRALLGAVAGGAAAGGFLGPVRGYLSAFAPLSGGVWDAASDDPPLRIASDHGDATLRYDGAAVPRIEADGEAAIYFAAGYAHGADRLFQMDLQRRQMRGQLSAVVGEATLDSDRFHVRMDFAAAADATWDLVRDTEAGPLVEAYCEGVNRAREDLPTPVEFELLDYEPAPWTPADVMLAEKQIAWTLTGSFRTLRRETLRAELGADAAETIMPRRLDHDAAILGHAGATDDWARPDGDASRLPPATSDAENETDRAAVGTDPGLDGWLAGVEPPAWAGSNSWAVGVDHTDSGDPIMANDPHLSLMAPPVWYEQVLRHPDYQVRGVTFPGVPFVIIGENDRGAWGFTNAGCDVIDFYEYETRADGAEYRYGDRWRSFETETRSIEVAGAPDRDVEVKKSVHGAVLSAGAGGDEFRDELGVAWTGLSATNATNGILGITRSRDAEDIDEALREFDEPTQCFVYAGRDGSVRYRVTGRVPIRRTDGELVPGTRVFDGSAREGEWAGYTPYGESSWEGFIPFDEMPHDDDPHYVGTANQRVVDDADYPYYLAEDYSEPFRGIRLWERLDTLVERGDVTPADLRDLQRDVHDGRLEHYRSVLEEARSELSGDARDDLDAVLEWDGEAERGARAPLLFVHFLDAYEGRFVADALGDLDGRRDASAYAPNRWALATLGDEWFDGGRASAAADAFEKARERIEAEGWETYGDYNRTAIDHPFDQSWLNYPRYPTDGSAATLFNVRVEAGAGSSWRQVCPMDGTTSRCILPGGNDGNVYSDDYDSQLRRWANGEYKPMDRAMRGDLAARFVGGDGE, encoded by the coding sequence CGAACGTTCAGTCGACACGACGAGGCGAGCGCTGCTGGGTGCCGTCGCCGGCGGCGCGGCGGCCGGCGGCTTCCTCGGGCCGGTTCGCGGCTACCTTTCGGCGTTCGCGCCGCTCTCGGGGGGAGTGTGGGACGCCGCGAGCGACGACCCGCCCCTACGGATCGCGAGCGACCACGGCGACGCGACGCTCCGCTACGACGGTGCGGCCGTTCCTCGGATCGAGGCGGACGGCGAGGCCGCGATCTACTTCGCGGCCGGCTACGCCCACGGCGCGGACCGGCTGTTCCAGATGGACCTCCAACGGCGGCAGATGCGCGGGCAGCTCTCGGCGGTCGTCGGAGAGGCGACGCTCGACTCCGACCGCTTCCACGTTCGGATGGATTTCGCGGCCGCCGCCGACGCGACGTGGGATCTCGTTCGCGACACTGAGGCTGGGCCGCTCGTCGAGGCGTACTGCGAGGGCGTGAACCGCGCCCGCGAGGACCTCCCGACGCCCGTCGAGTTCGAACTCCTCGACTACGAGCCGGCACCGTGGACCCCCGCGGACGTGATGCTGGCGGAAAAGCAGATCGCGTGGACGCTCACCGGCAGCTTCCGGACGCTCCGCAGGGAGACGCTCCGGGCGGAGTTGGGCGCCGACGCCGCCGAGACGATCATGCCCCGCCGGCTAGACCACGACGCGGCGATCCTCGGCCACGCCGGCGCGACCGACGACTGGGCGAGGCCCGACGGCGACGCGTCGCGGCTTCCGCCGGCAACCAGCGACGCCGAGAACGAAACCGATCGCGCCGCGGTGGGGACCGATCCCGGCCTCGACGGGTGGCTCGCGGGAGTCGAACCGCCCGCGTGGGCGGGATCCAACTCGTGGGCGGTGGGAGTCGACCACACCGACAGCGGGGACCCGATCATGGCGAACGACCCGCACCTCTCGCTGATGGCGCCGCCGGTGTGGTACGAGCAGGTACTTCGCCACCCCGACTATCAGGTCCGCGGCGTCACCTTCCCGGGAGTCCCGTTCGTGATCATCGGCGAGAACGACCGCGGCGCGTGGGGGTTCACCAACGCCGGCTGCGACGTGATCGACTTCTACGAGTACGAGACCCGCGCTGACGGGGCGGAGTACAGGTACGGCGACCGCTGGCGATCGTTCGAGACCGAGACCCGGTCGATCGAAGTCGCCGGGGCGCCCGACCGGGATGTCGAGGTGAAGAAGTCCGTCCACGGCGCGGTGCTGAGTGCCGGTGCCGGCGGCGACGAGTTCCGCGATGAACTCGGCGTCGCGTGGACGGGCCTCTCGGCGACGAACGCGACGAACGGCATCCTCGGGATCACCCGCTCGCGCGACGCCGAGGACATCGACGAGGCGCTACGCGAGTTCGACGAGCCGACGCAGTGTTTCGTCTACGCCGGTCGCGACGGCTCGGTCCGCTACCGCGTCACCGGACGTGTCCCGATCCGACGAACCGACGGCGAGCTGGTCCCCGGAACGCGGGTGTTCGACGGCTCCGCTCGGGAGGGAGAGTGGGCCGGGTACACGCCGTACGGCGAGTCGTCGTGGGAGGGGTTCATCCCGTTCGACGAGATGCCACACGACGACGACCCCCACTACGTCGGCACCGCGAACCAGCGTGTCGTCGACGACGCGGACTACCCGTACTATCTCGCCGAGGACTACAGCGAGCCGTTCCGCGGGATCCGACTGTGGGAGCGCCTCGACACGCTCGTCGAGCGAGGTGACGTGACGCCCGCGGACCTGCGCGACCTCCAGCGCGACGTGCACGACGGCCGGTTGGAGCACTACCGGTCGGTACTGGAGGAGGCCCGCTCCGAACTCTCCGGCGACGCCCGTGACGACCTCGACGCCGTTCTGGAGTGGGACGGCGAGGCCGAGCGCGGCGCGCGGGCGCCGCTGCTGTTCGTCCACTTCCTCGACGCCTACGAGGGTCGGTTCGTCGCCGACGCCCTCGGCGATCTCGACGGTCGGCGCGACGCGTCGGCGTACGCTCCGAACCGGTGGGCGCTCGCGACGCTCGGCGACGAGTGGTTCGACGGCGGGCGCGCGAGCGCGGCGGCGGACGCCTTCGAGAAGGCGCGCGAGCGGATCGAAGCGGAGGGCTGGGAGACGTACGGCGACTACAATCGCACGGCAATCGACCATCCGTTCGACCAGTCGTGGCTCAACTATCCGCGCTACCCGACCGACGGATCGGCGGCAACGCTGTTCAACGTCCGCGTCGAGGCCGGCGCCGGCAGCAGCTGGCGACAGGTGTGTCCGATGGACGGAACGACCTCGCGGTGTATCCTCCCCGGCGGCAACGACGGGAACGTCTACAGCGACGACTACGACAGCCAACTCCGTCGCTGGGCGAACGGCGAGTACAAGCCGATGGACCGCGCGATGCGCGGCGACCTCGCGGCGCGGTTCGTCGGGGGTGACGGCGAGTGA